Proteins from a single region of Antechinus flavipes isolate AdamAnt ecotype Samford, QLD, Australia chromosome 2, AdamAnt_v2, whole genome shotgun sequence:
- the LOC127546288 gene encoding disintegrin and metalloproteinase domain-containing protein 20-like — protein sequence MGVSFARARLLLAFELMLLYLASCLQHRPGWRFSSFEVVIPHQLSSRKALRGSSGTFAEVSGRLSYSLRFGGKRYVVHLRVKKFLLPRHLPVLVDNKHGAPQEEYPYVPNDCYYHGYLEGIPASMAVLNTCQGGLRGTLHLDDFTYEIEPLHSSTQFEHVLSQLVPEEGEAGQNLFRCTLTNEEMNERFSNSDIDIRTRAGPYSHWWPHVRYLKIAICVSSSRVETHNGNLTIHVDQMVTLTHIVDSIYKQFRVFTILVFLYLWQYSDKVPLIGSSSEIAEHYGLWKSLVISNNFPHDTSALVTGNKAGESGYAAFPNSICSGNWAVILLWLQDDRVFYYSVILAHYIGHNFGLPHDQIYCHCIRRSHCLMEDHPLFSDSLSNCSYGRFFNLVNYWDQCLNRLPNAYDNYAYAFRLCGNKKIDYTEQCDCGSIKECFADPCCSLRCERTPGSSCGYGACCEDCHFSPMGLSCRRAESSCDLPEFCNGTIHLCPLDTYVQDGTPCTTNAICFKGNCTDRHIQCRQMFGQDGVVNANDACYEQLNIKGDRFGNCGMEPERKNNSNGMKVKEEGTQIKYITVPCRQSAVLCGRLQCEGLKIVPKLDEHITVHQMSIVKNEREIFCFGIEHHFGTGWLDFGMVWDGSQCSKTTMCLNHMCVPIAQLHFDCTPAKCNYRGVCNNNRNCHCQFGWAPPYCTLLGYGGSIDSGPTDNDEVDFVLFAILIFVLIRMILFMLSFSIAVIIYIRDNKKLATAKI from the coding sequence ATGGGGGTCTCTTTTGCAAGGGCCAGGCTTCTCCTGGCATTCGAGTTAATGCTCCTGTACCTGGCTAGCTGCCTCCAGCACCGTCCAGGCTGGCGGTTTTCTTCTTTCGAAGTGGTGATTCCCCATCAGCTAAGCAGTCGAAAAGCCCTCCGAGGTTCCAGCGGCACCTTTGCTGAAGTGTCCGGGAGGCTCTCCTACTCTCTGCGCTTCGGTGGCAAGAGATACGTGGTCCACTTGAGAGTCAAGAAGTTCCTTTTGCCCAGACACCTCCCTGTCTTAGTCGACAATAAGCATGGAGCTCCCCAAGAGGAGTATCCTTATGTCCCGAATGACTGTTACTATCATGGGTATTTGGAAGGGATTCCCGCGTCCATGGCTGTCTTGAACACCTGCCAAGGAGGTCTCCGAGGGACTCTGCATTTGGATGACTTCACCTATGAAATCGAGCCTCTGCACAGTTCTACCCAGTTTGAACATGTTTTATCCCAGCTCGTGCCAGAAGAAGGGGAGGCTGGGCAGAATCTTTTTCGATGCactttaacaaatgaagaaatgaacgAACGGTTTTCCAACTCAGATATTGATATTCGTACTCGGGCAGGTCCCTATAGCCACTGGTGGCCACATGTCCGATATTTAAAAATTGCCATTTGCGTTAGTAGCTCTAGAGTGGAAACTCATAACGGGAATCTTACTATTCACGTTGACCAAATGGTGACTTTAACTCATATAGTCGATTCCATATACAAACAGTTTCGGGTTTTTACAATCCTGGTTTTTCTGTATCTTTGGCAATATTCTGATAAAGTACCACTTATAGGTTCGTCATCTGAAATAGCGGAACATTATGGATTATGGAAAAGTTTAGTGATCTCTAACAACTTTCCACATGATACTTCAGCCCTAGTTACTGGAAACAAAGCAGGGGAATCTGGCTATGCTGCTTTTCCAAACTCAATATGCAGTGGCAACTGGGCAGTAATATTATTGTGGCTTCAGGATGATAGAGTATTTTATTATTCAGTAATCTTGGCACATTATATCGGTCACAACTTTGGCTTACCTCATGATCAAATATACTGCCATTGTATTCGAAGGTCACATTGTCTTATGGAAGATCATCcacttttttctgattctctcaGTAATTGCAGTTATGGAcgtttttttaatttagttaattACTGGGATCAATGTTTAAATAGACTTCCAAACGCCTATGATAATTATGCTTATGCATTTCGTCTTTGTGGTAATAAGAAAATAGACTATACAGAACAGTGTGACTGTGGTTCAATTAAAGAATGTTTTGCTGATCCATGTTGTAGCTTGAGATGTGAACGGACACCTGGTTCTTCATGTGGTTATGGAGCATGCTGTGAAGATTGTCACTTTAGTCCTATGGGGCTATCTTGCAGAAGAGCAGAGAGCAGTTGTGATCTTCCAGAGTTTTGCAATGGAACCATACATCTCTGCCCTTTGGATACTTATGTTCAAGATGGAACACCATGCACTACAAATGCCATTTGCTTTAAAGGGAATTGTACTGACCGACACATACAATGCAGACAAATGTTTGGTCaggatggagttgtgaatgctAATGATGCATGCTATGAACAATTGAATATAAAAGGTGATAGATTTGGAAACTGTGGAATGGAgcctgaaaggaaaaataattctaatgGAATGAAAGTGAAAGAGGAGGggacacaaataaaatatatcactGTGCCATGTCGACAATCAGCTGTCTTGTGTGGAAGGCTGCAATGTGAAGGTTTGAAGATAGTGCCAAAATTAGATGAACACATTACAGTTCACCAAATGTCAATAGTGAAGAACGAAAGGGAAATTTTCTGTTTTGGGATAGAACATCACTTTGGAACAGGGTGGCTAGATTTTGGAATGGTGTGGGATGGGTCACAGTGTAGCAAAACTACAATGTGCTTAAATCATATGTGTGTTCCTATAGCTCAGTTGCATTTCGATTGCACTCCTGCGAAGTGTAATTACAGAGGTGTTTGCAATAACAATAGGAATTGTCATTGCCAATTTGGCTGGGCCCCACCATATTGTACTCTCTTGGGTTATGGTGGAAGCATAGACAGTGGACCTACTGATAATGATGAAGTTGATTTCGTCctttttgcaattttgatttttgtcCTTATCCGCATGATTCTTTTCATGTTGTCATTCAGCATTGCAGTTATTATATATATCCGAGATAATAAGAAACTTGCTACTGCAAAAATTTAG